The following are encoded together in the Cicer arietinum cultivar CDC Frontier isolate Library 1 chromosome 2, Cicar.CDCFrontier_v2.0, whole genome shotgun sequence genome:
- the LOC101514027 gene encoding (-)-germacrene D synthase-like, whose translation MPAVANFDPNSKLDLPRNVADYPPNVWGDFFLQYASESMELDQNIAAEIDSLKNEVRNMLATNNEKPFDKVKFVDSICRLGVGYHFEHEIDQVLQLIHKTYVVNGEIILEDNLHSLAVLFRVLRQRGLYVSPDVFKKFKDEQGNFSERNITDVEGMLSLFEASHMMIHGEEILEEALAFTSAHLKSISTQLNPSLAAQVKHSLTQALRKNLPRLEARRYISIYEQNTSHNVILLRLAKLDFNMLQSLHQMEFGNICKWSKELGITKKLPFARDIIVECCFWSMSVYFEPQYSQARKMMSKVIAHLSFIDDTYDSYGIIDELELFTKAVERWDISCLDDLPNYMKILYKSLLNVYEEIEQETKKEGRIYTVNYFVKDFEQKRGHVCSFLECYMTQYDTNREAAIQECQKGVENAWKDMNEDCLTQTKVPLPLLTSVLNLARFIEVYYKDKDNYTHSEGLMKTHIKALLVDPVPY comes from the exons ATGCCTGCTGTAGCTAACTTCGATCCTAATTCTAAACTCGACTTGCCTAGAAATGTTGCAGATTACCCCCCTAATGTTTGGGGGGATTTCTTCCTTCAATATGCTTCTGAATCTATG GAACTCGATCAGAATATTGCAGCTGAAATTGATAGTTTAAAAAATGAAGTGAGAAATATGCTAGCAACAAACAATGAGAAGCCCTTTGACAAAGTCAAATTCGTTGATTCCATATGTCGTTTGGGTGTCGGCTATCATTTTGAACATGAGATCGACCAAGTGTTGCAACTTATTCACAAGACTTATGTTGTAAATGGAGAAATAATTCTTGAAGATAACCTTCATTCTCTTGCCGTGCTATTTAGAGTATTAAGGCAACGTGGACTTTACGTTTCACCTG atgtgttcaaaaaattcaaagacGAGCAAGGAAACTTTAGTGAAAGAAACATCACAGATGTGGAGGGGATGCTAAGCTTGTTTGAAGCCTCGCATATGATGATTCATGGAGAAGAAATTTTGGAAGAGGCCTTGGCTTTCACCTCTGCTCACCTTAAATCCATTTCCACTCAATTGAACCCTTCTCTTGCAGCACAAGTCAAACATAGCTTAACGCAAGCTCTCCGCAAAAACTTGCCTAGGCTAGAGGCACGGCGCTACATTTCCATATACGAGCAAAATACTTCCCATAATGTAATTCTACTCAGGTTGGCAAAATTGGATTTTAATATGCTCCAAAGTCTACATCAAATGGAATTTGGAAACATTTGCAA ATGGTCGAAGGAGTTGGGCATTACTAAAAAACTACCCTTTGCACGAGATATAATAGTAGAATGTTGCTTTTGGAGTATGTCAGTATACTTTGAGCCCCAATATTCTCAAGCAAGAAAAATGATGTCAAAAGTAATTGCTCACCTATCATTTATTGATGATACGTACGACTCATACGGAATTATTGATGAATTAGAACTTTTTACCAAGGCTGTTGAAAG GTGGGATATTAGTTGTTTGGATGATCTTCCAAATTACATGAAGATACTTTACAAGTCTCTCTTAAATGTTTATGAGGAAATAGAGCAAGAAACGAAGAAAGAAGGAAGAATATATACCGTAAACTACTTTGTAAAAGAT TTTGAACAGAAAAGAGGGCATGTTTGCTCATTCCTGGAATGCTATATGACACAATATGATACAAATAGGGAAGCTGCCATTCAAGAATGCCAAAAAGGAGTTGAAAATGCATGGAAAGATATGAATGAGGATTGTCTTACGCAAACTAAAGTTCCATTGCCTCTTTTGACTTCCGTTCTCAACCTGGCACGTTTTATTGAGGTTTATTACAAAGATAAAGATAACTACACGCATTCTGAAGGATTAATGAAGACACATATTAAAGCTTTACTTGTTGATCCGGTGCCATATTGA